A single window of Tumebacillus sp. BK434 DNA harbors:
- a CDS encoding polysaccharide biosynthesis protein, translating into MTEKNLFLRGALVLGLAGILSKVLGSVYTIFLQNIIGDRGIGLYQMAYPIYSTLLILSTAGFPVAVSKFVAEHIALGDYAGAKKVFRVSSVLLTASGIVCFLILFFGAEQFAVWFGDTEAALAIKAIAPALLVVPIMSAIRGYFQGWQRMEPTAISQVTEQFIRVGTILAAAVILLQWGYSAAHAAAGAAFGAFTGAVFGFLILLVYAWRKRELFRHDIRFKNKVPPQRTWVHIKKLCWYALPISLGALVVPLMNNIDVVTVVNLLKACGYSQQQATEMFGLLTGRAFKLMLLPTTFASAIGTALLPAIAAAIALKNNRLVAHRMELAMRMTVLVALPSAVGLALLAAPVDIMLFKNTEGTQAIIAIAAATLFSSIQLTTSSILQGIGIVYIPVRNLFIGAVAKLGLNFLLVPVWGINGAALATVASYLLATALNLYSLYRRTGVVFDLRAMLLRPLLATFFMAVAAYSFLRELWPYLAQQLDSERMAAAAVALGAMTAAALVYTVALLVTGSVTRQDTLAIPKVGPKLTLLFSKLGLIR; encoded by the coding sequence ATGACGGAGAAAAACCTGTTCCTGCGCGGGGCTTTGGTGCTGGGACTGGCCGGCATCTTGTCCAAAGTGCTGGGTTCTGTCTATACGATCTTTTTGCAAAACATCATCGGCGACCGCGGCATCGGCCTCTATCAGATGGCTTATCCGATCTATTCGACGCTGCTGATCTTGTCCACGGCCGGCTTTCCGGTCGCCGTTTCCAAATTCGTCGCCGAGCATATCGCGCTCGGCGATTATGCAGGTGCGAAAAAAGTGTTCCGGGTCTCATCCGTCCTGCTCACCGCGTCCGGCATCGTCTGCTTCCTGATCCTCTTCTTTGGCGCCGAGCAATTCGCCGTCTGGTTCGGCGACACCGAGGCGGCCCTCGCGATCAAAGCGATCGCCCCCGCCCTGCTCGTCGTGCCGATCATGAGCGCGATCCGCGGCTACTTCCAAGGCTGGCAGCGGATGGAGCCGACGGCGATCTCACAGGTCACCGAGCAGTTCATTCGCGTCGGCACGATCCTCGCCGCCGCCGTCATCCTGCTGCAATGGGGCTACTCGGCAGCGCACGCCGCAGCTGGCGCCGCTTTTGGCGCTTTCACCGGCGCGGTGTTCGGCTTCCTGATCCTGCTCGTCTACGCGTGGCGCAAACGCGAATTGTTCCGTCACGATATCCGCTTCAAAAACAAAGTTCCGCCGCAGCGGACTTGGGTACATATCAAAAAGCTCTGCTGGTACGCCCTGCCGATCTCGCTTGGCGCGCTCGTCGTCCCGCTGATGAACAACATCGACGTGGTGACGGTCGTCAACCTGCTCAAAGCATGCGGCTACTCGCAACAACAGGCGACGGAGATGTTCGGCCTGCTCACCGGCCGCGCCTTCAAGCTGATGCTGCTCCCGACCACCTTCGCGTCGGCGATCGGCACGGCGCTCCTGCCGGCGATCGCTGCCGCCATCGCTTTGAAAAACAACCGCCTCGTCGCCCACCGCATGGAGTTGGCGATGCGGATGACCGTGCTGGTCGCGCTGCCGTCTGCCGTCGGGCTGGCCCTGCTGGCCGCCCCGGTCGATATCATGCTGTTCAAAAACACCGAAGGCACGCAGGCGATCATCGCCATCGCGGCGGCGACCCTGTTCTCCTCGATTCAGTTGACCACAAGCTCGATCCTGCAAGGGATCGGCATCGTTTACATCCCGGTGCGCAACCTGTTCATCGGCGCGGTCGCCAAGCTCGGCCTGAACTTCCTGCTCGTGCCGGTCTGGGGCATCAACGGCGCGGCGCTGGCGACGGTGGCGTCCTACCTGCTGGCGACAGCGCTCAACCTGTACAGCCTCTACCGCCGCACCGGCGTGGTGTTCGACCTGCGCGCGATGCTGCTTCGCCCGCTGCTCGCCACGTTTTTCATGGCGGTCGCCGCCTACTCCTTCCTGCGGGAACTGTGGCCGTATCTGGCCCAGCAGCTCGACTCGGAGCGGATGGCGGCTGCTGCGGTGGCGCTGGGGGCGATGACAGCGGCGGCGCTGGTCTATACGGTCGCGCTGCTGGTGACCGGCTCGGTGACGCGCCAGGACACGCTGGCGATCCCCAAAGTGGGGCCGAAGCTGACCCTCTTGTTCTCGAAACTTGGATTGATCCGCTAA
- a CDS encoding septum formation initiator family protein has protein sequence MNKSARNKVLPLQQEPERKKKPSPRSKRKWNIRNLFLFAFLTWAGYVFFFVQAPDIDRLKQEQQKLGTEIQQMKVTNQDLKAKIEQLNDPDYIAELARKKYLMVKDGETLFVQPKQ, from the coding sequence ATGAACAAATCGGCTCGCAACAAAGTCCTGCCTTTGCAGCAGGAACCCGAGCGGAAGAAGAAGCCCTCTCCCCGGAGCAAACGAAAGTGGAACATCCGCAATCTGTTCCTGTTTGCGTTTCTGACCTGGGCCGGCTACGTGTTCTTTTTCGTGCAGGCGCCTGATATCGACCGTCTGAAGCAGGAACAGCAGAAGCTGGGCACGGAAATCCAGCAGATGAAAGTGACCAATCAGGATCTGAAGGCGAAGATCGAACAGCTGAACGATCCCGATTACATCGCAGAGCTGGCCCGCAAGAAGTACCTGATGGTTAAAGATGGAGAAACCCTGTTTGTGCAGCCGAAACAGTAA
- a CDS encoding amidase domain-containing protein — MNAVYDGYTAGTWAYNNYNNYDPAFPAFIGTFGSDCTNFVSQAMWHGGKAMAGDWYIYKKNSTYQFPNSAPELNYSWTLSDPSPWISVKEFNAYWRPKSVIHAYNHSQYVTNHATAYRSSIFKGDVVVFHRGVADFIVLPSHVMIISGYDATNQDFLLAGHSNNRQALPLLSAISGYSYIEFFEIP; from the coding sequence ATTAATGCTGTTTATGATGGGTATACGGCAGGTACGTGGGCTTACAATAACTACAATAATTACGATCCCGCTTTTCCTGCTTTTATTGGGACTTTTGGAAGCGATTGTACAAATTTCGTATCTCAAGCAATGTGGCACGGCGGAAAAGCAATGGCAGGGGATTGGTACATCTATAAGAAAAACTCTACCTATCAGTTTCCTAACAGTGCGCCTGAACTAAATTATAGTTGGACATTATCCGACCCGAGCCCTTGGATTAGTGTAAAAGAGTTTAACGCATATTGGAGACCTAAATCGGTTATTCATGCATATAATCATAGCCAATACGTTACTAACCACGCGACTGCTTATCGAAGTTCAATTTTCAAAGGGGATGTTGTAGTCTTTCACCGTGGTGTTGCTGACTTTATAGTTCTTCCGTCTCATGTTATGATCATTTCTGGCTATGATGCGACAAATCAGGATTTTTTGCTTGCGGGCCATTCTAACAACAGACAAGCATTACCCTTATTGTCGGCCATCAGCGGTTATTCGTATATTGAATTCTTTGAAATCCCTTGA
- a CDS encoding HU family DNA-binding protein, with amino-acid sequence MNKVELITAVAEKSGLKKKDAELAVNSFLETIEEALATGDKVQLIGFGTFETRKRAARSGRNPKTGAEITIPESVVPAFKPGNKLKEATK; translated from the coding sequence ATGAACAAAGTTGAACTGATCACCGCAGTTGCTGAAAAATCCGGCCTGAAAAAGAAGGATGCAGAACTCGCGGTTAACAGCTTTTTGGAAACCATCGAAGAAGCGCTGGCAACTGGCGACAAAGTACAATTGATCGGCTTTGGCACTTTTGAAACCCGCAAGCGCGCAGCTCGCTCCGGCCGCAACCCGAAGACCGGCGCTGAGATCACCATTCCGGAATCGGTTGTGCCGGCATTCAAACCGGGCAACAAGCTGAAAGAAGCGACGAAGTAA
- a CDS encoding S8 family serine peptidase codes for MASSDTMGGATKCTNHQYEFLKRQYSGGGSGLTKWTYSNFGPEIDFCAPSVYIKTADSGHYSAYREGTSYAAALISGMAARLFEEFPETNGDAIKQKLQNLTPGSQTDWLCGAGIPSFKGGR; via the coding sequence TTGGCGAGCAGCGATACAATGGGTGGTGCAACAAAATGTACAAATCATCAATATGAGTTTCTCAAGCGGCAGTATTCTGGTGGTGGCAGCGGGCTTACGAAATGGACATATTCCAACTTTGGACCGGAAATCGATTTCTGTGCTCCAAGTGTCTATATAAAAACGGCCGATTCCGGCCACTACAGTGCATATCGGGAAGGCACATCGTATGCAGCAGCGCTGATCTCCGGGATGGCAGCGCGTCTCTTCGAAGAATTTCCAGAGACGAACGGAGATGCAATCAAGCAGAAACTGCAGAACCTTACTCCTGGCAGCCAAACCGATTGGTTATGCGGTGCCGGAATTCCCTCATTTAAAGGAGGAAGATAG
- the mfd gene encoding transcription-repair coupling factor, producing MQSLVRILHSDGDFLRTVQNCQDGVRDQLITGLTGSAQHLWLAGIRGSLARPLLIVTHSMGRAQQVFEDLLELLPGEEIRLFPNREMGYADVLAYSPELASSRLSVLESLVRGENFITIAPIAALHETLTSPHEFLKAGKKLQVGDEIEIDDLAAHLAYLGYERVEMVESKGEFSVRGGIIDVFPLTRDEAVRIELFDVEVDSIRTFDPADQRSQGKIDSVSFWPIREVIAPPERIQAAGVELHKRLEAHLAKLQNAEVAEKLRENMGADLDQMEQGNWFPNLHRYIELIEPEPFNLLRYVRQDSLFIFDEPGRLKESIKALEKEDLENVTTLLEYGETLPGLVGEKKRNSIFTDKSRTKLMFSLFTRAIPGLNPQAINNVDTRSMQNFHGQMNVLKSELERWAKLSYQVVFLAATEERAERLHRVLEDYKMRADILQDWDGERRGPLILIGNLATGFELSLLRLAVITETEVFTNKKKTRKLKTLSDAQKIKSYQDLKVGDYVVHVNHGIGKYMGISTKEILGIHKDYLHIKYKGKDELFVPVEQIDLVQKYIGQEEKEPKIYSLGGSEWQRVRSKVQSAVQDIAQDLIKLYAERQATPGHKFTLDTPWQREFEAMFPYNETDDQVRCIKEIKKDMEMSRPMDRLLCGDVGYGKTEVAIRAAFKAVMDGKQVAVLVPTTILAQQHYQTFKERCAGFPVNVELVSRFRTKGQITEVTKGIKNGSVDIVIGTHRLLSKTMEFKDLGLLIIDEEQRFGVSHKEKLKQLRTNVDALTLTATPIPRTLHMSMIGVRDLSVIETPPENRFPVQTFVVEHQDGIIREAIERELGRGGQVYYLFNKVSGIQEMANHLKQLVPDAKVLVGHGQMAEEELERTMLDFLQGEADVLVSTTIIETGLDVPNVNTLIVHDADHLGLSQLYQLRGRVGRSNRIAYAYFTYQRNKVLTEVAEKRLQAIKEFTELGSGFKIAMRDLSIRGAGNLLGAQQHGFIASVGFDLYSQMLSEAIEDLKEGVEKVEKLPDPTVELSVDAYIPTTYITDAMQKIEIYKKFVAARTLEEVRDLEEEVEDRFGDIPVEVRNLLAVSRLKAGAIGYGMTEIKQTPQGDVIIRLHEDQNKKIDGEKLFSLTREFQNRMKLTAQQQIVITLKVKGLKEAELLQMLEKFMNCYQIVPKREQDTVDHMAL from the coding sequence GTGCAATCTTTAGTTCGAATTTTACATTCGGATGGCGATTTTCTGCGCACCGTGCAGAATTGTCAGGACGGCGTCCGTGACCAACTGATCACAGGCCTCACCGGTTCAGCTCAGCATCTCTGGCTTGCCGGGATTCGGGGCTCTTTGGCACGTCCGCTTCTGATCGTCACCCACAGCATGGGCCGCGCCCAGCAGGTGTTCGAAGACCTGCTGGAGCTGCTGCCCGGCGAGGAGATCCGCCTGTTCCCCAACCGGGAAATGGGGTATGCGGATGTGCTCGCCTATTCGCCGGAGCTGGCTTCGTCCCGCCTGTCCGTCTTGGAGTCGCTCGTGCGCGGCGAAAATTTCATCACCATCGCGCCGATCGCGGCACTCCATGAGACGCTGACTTCGCCGCACGAGTTTTTGAAAGCCGGGAAGAAGCTGCAAGTCGGCGACGAGATCGAAATCGACGACCTCGCCGCCCACCTCGCCTATCTCGGCTATGAGCGCGTGGAGATGGTCGAGTCCAAAGGCGAGTTCTCCGTGCGCGGCGGTATCATCGACGTCTTTCCGCTGACCCGAGACGAAGCGGTGCGCATCGAGCTGTTCGACGTGGAAGTCGACTCGATCCGCACGTTCGACCCGGCCGATCAGCGCTCGCAAGGCAAGATCGACAGCGTGTCGTTCTGGCCGATCCGCGAAGTGATCGCACCGCCGGAGCGGATTCAGGCGGCCGGCGTGGAACTGCACAAGCGCCTCGAAGCGCACCTCGCCAAGCTGCAAAACGCCGAGGTGGCCGAAAAGCTGCGCGAAAACATGGGGGCCGACCTCGACCAGATGGAGCAGGGCAACTGGTTTCCCAACCTGCACCGCTATATCGAACTGATCGAGCCGGAGCCGTTCAACCTGCTCCGCTACGTGCGGCAGGACTCGTTGTTCATTTTCGATGAGCCGGGCCGCCTGAAAGAAAGCATCAAAGCGCTGGAAAAAGAGGACTTGGAAAACGTCACCACCCTCCTCGAATACGGCGAAACGCTGCCCGGCCTGGTCGGGGAGAAAAAGCGCAACAGCATTTTCACCGACAAGAGCCGCACCAAGCTGATGTTTTCCCTGTTCACCCGCGCCATCCCGGGGCTGAATCCGCAGGCGATCAACAACGTTGACACCCGTTCGATGCAGAATTTCCACGGGCAGATGAACGTGCTCAAGTCCGAATTGGAACGCTGGGCGAAGCTGTCCTATCAGGTCGTCTTTTTGGCGGCGACCGAAGAGCGGGCCGAGCGGCTGCACCGCGTGCTCGAAGACTACAAGATGCGTGCGGACATCCTGCAGGACTGGGACGGCGAGCGCCGCGGGCCGTTGATCCTGATCGGCAACCTCGCGACCGGCTTTGAGCTGAGCCTGCTGCGCCTCGCCGTGATCACCGAAACGGAAGTCTTCACCAACAAGAAGAAGACCCGCAAGTTGAAGACGCTGTCTGACGCGCAGAAGATCAAGTCCTATCAGGACCTGAAAGTCGGCGATTACGTCGTCCACGTCAACCACGGGATCGGCAAATACATGGGGATCTCGACCAAAGAGATCTTGGGCATTCACAAAGACTACCTGCACATCAAATACAAAGGCAAAGACGAGCTGTTCGTCCCGGTCGAGCAGATCGACCTCGTTCAGAAATACATCGGCCAGGAAGAGAAAGAGCCGAAGATCTACTCGCTCGGCGGCTCGGAGTGGCAGCGCGTCCGCAGCAAAGTGCAGTCGGCCGTGCAGGACATCGCCCAAGACCTGATCAAGCTCTATGCGGAGCGGCAGGCGACGCCGGGGCACAAGTTCACGCTGGACACCCCGTGGCAGCGCGAGTTCGAGGCGATGTTCCCGTACAACGAGACGGACGACCAGGTGCGCTGCATCAAAGAGATCAAGAAAGACATGGAGATGTCCCGCCCGATGGACCGCCTGCTCTGCGGCGATGTCGGCTACGGCAAAACGGAGGTCGCCATCCGCGCCGCCTTCAAGGCGGTGATGGACGGCAAGCAGGTCGCGGTGCTGGTGCCGACGACGATTCTGGCCCAGCAACATTACCAGACGTTCAAAGAGCGCTGTGCCGGCTTCCCGGTCAACGTCGAGCTCGTCTCCCGCTTCCGCACCAAAGGCCAGATCACCGAAGTGACGAAAGGCATCAAAAACGGCTCGGTCGACATCGTGATCGGCACGCATCGCCTGCTGTCGAAAACGATGGAGTTTAAAGACCTCGGGCTGTTGATCATCGACGAAGAGCAGCGCTTTGGCGTTTCGCACAAGGAGAAGCTGAAGCAGTTGCGCACGAACGTCGATGCGTTGACGCTGACGGCGACGCCGATCCCGCGGACGCTGCACATGTCGATGATCGGCGTGCGCGACCTGTCCGTGATCGAGACGCCGCCGGAGAACCGCTTCCCGGTGCAGACGTTTGTCGTCGAGCATCAGGACGGGATCATCCGCGAGGCGATCGAACGGGAGTTGGGGCGCGGCGGGCAGGTGTACTATCTGTTCAATAAGGTCAGCGGGATTCAGGAGATGGCCAATCATCTGAAGCAGCTCGTGCCGGATGCGAAAGTGCTGGTCGGGCACGGGCAGATGGCGGAGGAGGAATTGGAGCGGACGATGCTCGATTTCCTGCAGGGGGAAGCGGATGTGCTGGTGTCGACGACGATCATCGAGACCGGTCTTGACGTGCCGAACGTGAACACGCTGATCGTGCACGATGCTGACCACCTCGGCCTGTCGCAGCTCTATCAGCTGCGCGGGCGCGTCGGGCGTTCCAACCGCATCGCGTACGCTTATTTTACCTACCAGCGCAACAAAGTATTGACCGAAGTGGCGGAGAAGCGTTTGCAGGCTATCAAAGAGTTCACCGAGCTTGGCTCCGGTTTCAAGATCGCCATGCGCGACCTCTCGATCCGCGGCGCCGGCAATCTGCTCGGCGCGCAGCAGCACGGCTTCATCGCGTCGGTCGGTTTCGACCTGTACTCGCAGATGCTGTCCGAGGCGATCGAAGACCTCAAAGAAGGCGTGGAAAAAGTCGAGAAGCTGCCCGACCCGACGGTCGAGCTGTCGGTGGACGCGTACATCCCGACGACGTACATCACCGATGCGATGCAGAAGATCGAGATCTACAAGAAGTTCGTCGCCGCCCGCACCTTGGAAGAGGTGCGCGACTTGGAGGAAGAAGTGGAAGACCGCTTCGGCGACATCCCGGTCGAAGTGCGCAACCTGCTGGCCGTCTCCAGACTCAAGGCGGGCGCGATCGGCTACGGCATGACCGAGATCAAGCAGACCCCGCAAGGCGACGTGATCATCCGCCTGCACGAAGACCAAAACAAGAAGATCGACGGCGAGAAGCTCTTCTCGCTCACCCGCGAATTCCAGAACCGCATGAAGCTGACCGCCCAGCAGCAGATCGTGATCACCCTGAAGGTGAAAGGTCTCAAAGAAGCGGAGCTCTTGCAGATGCTCGAGAAATTCATGAACTGCTACCAGATCGTGCCCAAGCGCGAGCAGGACACGGTGGATCATATGGCGCTGTAA
- the mazG gene encoding nucleoside triphosphate pyrophosphohydrolase yields the protein MAKVTVVGLGPGAWSGLPLGTYRMLEEQQQGGGAIYFRTERHPVVDDLRQQGIVFAVLDHFYEQAENFTDVYQSITEFLLKEALEKEHIIYAVPGHPGVAETTVQNLRRQGKAAGVEIVIGPGHSFLDDLLVAVGVDPADGMLLLDGTSLLPRQLNPSLHTVIMQVYSPDVASDIKLTLMEQYGDEYEVTVVRAIGVPGEERVVTVPLYELDRLDFIDHLTSLFVPKTEEAAIVNRQMWKFVEIIKDLRDPDTGCPWDLKQTHQSLRKYLLEEAYEAADAIDEDDPYALADELGDVLLQIVLHAQIGAEEGTFDIYEVIRSVSDKMIRRHPHVFGGGKEADTAEEVVANWAEIKAQEKEEKGLVPQSLLDDVPRGLPAVTAALNLQKKAAQAGFDWDDIADVYAKVKEEINELQETTDKSDEFGDLLFAMINVARFLDVDPETALAGTNRKFRDRFQYIEARLREQGKTPEQSTLEEMDRLWNEAKRG from the coding sequence ATGGCAAAAGTAACAGTCGTAGGGCTGGGCCCGGGCGCTTGGAGCGGGCTTCCCCTCGGTACGTATCGCATGTTAGAAGAGCAGCAGCAAGGCGGCGGTGCGATCTATTTCCGCACCGAACGCCATCCGGTCGTCGACGATCTCCGTCAGCAGGGGATCGTCTTTGCTGTGCTTGACCACTTTTATGAGCAAGCGGAAAATTTCACAGACGTGTACCAGAGCATCACCGAGTTCCTTTTAAAAGAAGCTCTGGAAAAAGAGCACATCATCTACGCCGTCCCGGGCCATCCCGGCGTGGCGGAGACGACCGTGCAGAACCTGCGCCGCCAAGGGAAAGCGGCCGGCGTGGAGATCGTGATCGGCCCCGGCCATTCCTTCCTCGATGACCTGCTCGTCGCCGTCGGCGTCGACCCGGCCGACGGGATGCTGCTGCTCGACGGGACAAGCCTCTTGCCCCGCCAGCTCAACCCGAGCCTGCACACGGTGATCATGCAGGTTTACTCGCCGGACGTCGCGTCCGACATCAAGTTGACCCTGATGGAGCAGTACGGCGACGAATACGAAGTGACGGTCGTCCGCGCCATCGGCGTGCCCGGCGAGGAAAGAGTCGTCACCGTGCCGCTCTATGAGCTCGACCGGTTGGATTTTATCGACCACCTCACTTCCCTGTTCGTGCCGAAGACGGAGGAAGCGGCGATCGTCAATCGCCAGATGTGGAAGTTCGTCGAGATCATCAAAGACTTGCGCGACCCGGACACCGGCTGCCCGTGGGATCTCAAGCAGACGCACCAGTCCCTGCGCAAATACCTGCTCGAAGAAGCGTACGAAGCGGCCGACGCGATCGATGAAGACGATCCGTACGCGTTGGCCGACGAGCTCGGCGACGTGCTGTTGCAGATCGTCCTGCACGCGCAGATCGGCGCGGAAGAAGGGACGTTTGACATCTACGAAGTGATCCGCTCCGTGTCGGACAAGATGATCCGCCGCCACCCGCACGTCTTCGGCGGCGGGAAGGAAGCGGACACCGCCGAAGAGGTCGTCGCGAACTGGGCGGAGATCAAAGCGCAGGAGAAGGAGGAAAAAGGGCTGGTGCCGCAGTCGCTGCTCGACGACGTGCCCCGCGGGCTGCCTGCCGTCACCGCCGCCCTCAACCTGCAGAAGAAAGCCGCCCAAGCCGGATTCGACTGGGATGACATCGCCGATGTATACGCGAAGGTAAAAGAAGAAATAAATGAATTACAAGAGACCACAGACAAATCTGACGAATTTGGCGATTTGCTGTTTGCGATGATCAATGTGGCGCGTTTCTTAGACGTCGATCCGGAAACGGCGCTCGCCGGCACCAACCGGAAGTTCCGCGACCGCTTCCAGTACATCGAAGCGCGGCTGCGCGAACAGGGCAAGACCCCGGAGCAGAGCACGCTGGAGGAGATGGACCGCCTGTGGAACGAAGCCAAGCGGGGCTAA
- a CDS encoding RNA-binding S4 domain-containing protein — MRLDKFLKVSRLIKRRTLAKEVCDQGRISINGRPAKASTSVTVGDVLTVTFGQKIVEARVEVLQESAKKDLAAQMYTILSETKRSGEPDLDDDDEEDEA; from the coding sequence ATGCGCCTTGATAAATTCCTCAAAGTGTCCCGCCTGATCAAGCGGCGCACCCTGGCCAAGGAAGTCTGCGACCAGGGACGCATCTCGATCAACGGACGCCCGGCCAAAGCCAGCACCTCCGTCACGGTGGGTGATGTGCTGACCGTCACGTTCGGCCAGAAGATCGTGGAAGCGCGCGTCGAGGTGTTGCAGGAATCTGCAAAGAAGGACTTGGCGGCTCAAATGTATACGATCCTTTCCGAAACGAAACGTTCGGGCGAGCCCGACCTGGACGATGACGACGAAGAGGATGAAGCGTAG
- a CDS encoding S1 domain-containing RNA-binding protein, producing MAIELGSKLEGKVTGITNFGAFVLLPGNVTGLVHISEIADTYVKDINDHLKVNDEVTVKVINVDKDGKIGLSIRQAKEPQPGQAAPGPKRDFNRGGDRPPRPDRPHGGGGDRPRGGGNRGGGRQQGGGGRLNFEDKVARFMKESEDRLSALKRHESKRGGRGGRRS from the coding sequence ATGGCCATTGAATTGGGCAGCAAACTGGAAGGGAAAGTAACAGGCATCACCAATTTTGGTGCATTCGTGTTACTGCCCGGCAACGTTACAGGTCTCGTGCACATCTCCGAGATTGCCGACACCTACGTAAAAGACATCAACGATCATCTGAAAGTCAACGATGAAGTGACCGTCAAAGTCATCAACGTCGACAAAGACGGCAAGATTGGCCTTTCGATCCGCCAGGCGAAAGAGCCGCAGCCCGGCCAGGCAGCACCTGGACCGAAGCGCGACTTCAACCGCGGCGGCGATCGTCCTCCTCGTCCCGACCGTCCGCATGGTGGCGGCGGTGACAGACCGCGTGGCGGCGGAAACCGCGGCGGTGGTCGTCAACAGGGCGGCGGCGGCCGGTTGAACTTTGAAGATAAGGTAGCTCGTTTCATGAAAGAGAGTGAAGACCGTCTGTCGGCACTCAAGCGTCATGAATCGAAGCGCGGCGGCCGTGGCGGCCGACGCAGCTAA
- the spoVT gene encoding stage V sporulation protein T, with translation MKATGIVRRIDDLGRVVIPKEIRRTLRIREGDPLEIFVDRDGEVILKKYSPIGELGDFAKEYAESLAETLGHICLITDRDVIIAVSGSSKKDFMEKPIGADVEKAMDERKTITGFTPGEYGITRDKAETFSAQVTAPIIAGGDPIGTVIILSREENVKMGELETKLAETAAGFLAKQMEQ, from the coding sequence ATGAAAGCAACAGGTATTGTACGCAGAATCGACGATTTGGGCCGTGTCGTTATTCCGAAGGAAATCCGTAGAACGCTCCGCATTCGTGAAGGGGATCCGCTAGAAATATTCGTTGACCGTGACGGGGAAGTCATCCTCAAGAAATACTCGCCGATCGGCGAACTGGGCGATTTCGCCAAGGAATATGCCGAGTCGCTGGCCGAAACGCTGGGCCACATCTGTCTGATCACCGACCGCGATGTGATCATCGCCGTGTCCGGCTCTTCCAAGAAGGACTTCATGGAAAAACCGATCGGTGCCGATGTGGAAAAAGCGATGGATGAGCGCAAGACGATCACCGGCTTCACTCCTGGTGAATACGGCATCACCCGCGACAAAGCGGAAACGTTCTCTGCCCAAGTGACCGCACCGATCATCGCCGGCGGCGACCCGATCGGCACCGTGATCATCCTCTCGCGCGAAGAGAACGTCAAGATGGGCGAGTTGGAAACGAAACTCGCCGAAACGGCCGCCGGCTTCCTCGCGAAGCAAATGGAGCAATAA
- the yabP gene encoding sporulation protein YabP yields the protein MPDERLRNKNYPQHEVILRNRQNLEVTGVLNVESFDAQEFVLKTQYGFLAIRGENLHIKTLNLENGIVAIEGLILDMGYFDEGMTAGEKAKGFFSKLFR from the coding sequence ATGCCTGATGAACGTTTGCGCAACAAGAATTACCCGCAGCATGAAGTCATCCTCCGCAACCGGCAGAACCTTGAGGTGACCGGCGTGCTCAACGTCGAGAGCTTTGATGCTCAGGAGTTCGTCCTGAAGACGCAGTACGGCTTCCTGGCCATTCGCGGAGAAAATTTGCACATCAAGACGCTGAACCTGGAAAACGGGATCGTGGCGATTGAAGGCTTGATTTTAGACATGGGGTACTTCGACGAAGGGATGACAGCCGGTGAGAAGGCAAAAGGCTTTTTCAGCAAACTCTTCCGGTAG
- the yabQ gene encoding spore cortex biosynthesis protein YabQ: protein MSLQMQYLTIMAMSISGAVLGAVYDVYRTILQEWKYLRWLGPLLDFAFWIFALLLVLWALHGANHADVRLYVFVLLGIGLVLYRLLLRKLVVGSTVRMVLAITYCMKMVYRLFLLLIVSPLVWLGTALLGLLRIIDRLAQFIERLILWPFQPLLRMVAWLGRTLYGWTIRPLIEPVLKPLRKKVGQWLAPVRKFSAAARRKWKGFLRGVANWLVDKDEDESDKTKPPKG from the coding sequence ATGAGCCTGCAGATGCAGTATCTCACCATAATGGCGATGAGTATAAGCGGCGCCGTGCTCGGTGCCGTTTATGATGTCTACCGGACGATCCTGCAAGAGTGGAAATACCTGCGCTGGCTGGGCCCGCTGCTCGACTTTGCCTTTTGGATCTTCGCGCTCCTGCTCGTGCTCTGGGCGCTGCACGGCGCCAACCACGCCGACGTCAGGCTGTACGTGTTTGTTTTGCTTGGCATCGGACTGGTGCTTTATCGGCTGCTCCTGCGTAAACTGGTGGTGGGCAGCACTGTCAGAATGGTGTTGGCGATTACGTACTGTATGAAAATGGTGTATCGCCTCTTCCTGCTGCTGATCGTAAGCCCGCTCGTTTGGCTTGGGACCGCGCTGCTCGGTCTGCTCCGGATCATCGACCGGCTGGCGCAATTTATCGAGCGCCTGATCCTCTGGCCGTTTCAGCCGCTCTTGCGCATGGTCGCCTGGCTTGGGCGCACACTATACGGATGGACGATCCGGCCGCTGATCGAGCCTGTGCTGAAGCCGCTGCGCAAAAAAGTCGGCCAGTGGCTGGCTCCGGTTCGAAAATTTAGCGCGGCCGCACGCAGGAAATGGAAAGGATTTCTGCGTGGCGTGGCGAATTGGTTAGTCGACAAAGATGAGGACGAAAGCGACAAGACCAAACCGCCAAAAGGCTGA